A part of Arachis hypogaea cultivar Tifrunner chromosome 12, arahy.Tifrunner.gnm2.J5K5, whole genome shotgun sequence genomic DNA contains:
- the LOC112729017 gene encoding nuclear pore complex protein NUP62 isoform X2, with protein sequence MIEIIKEWNTELQERTGKFRKQANAIAEWDRRILQNRDVLLRLEIEVAKVVETQSNMERQLELIETHQQEVDKALQSMEEDEAASTRDAMYEQSELIERELEQMTEQIKFMIQSLNSNQGGELDALDGMTPLDAVVRILNNQLTSLMWIDEKNFHPAFRSLLTKVLLQIVN encoded by the exons ATGATAGAG ATTATCAAAGAGTGGAATACTGAGTTGCAAGAGCGTACTGGAAAATTTAGGAAACAGGCTAATGCTATAGCTGAGTGGGATCGCAGAATTTTGCAGAATCGTGATGTTCTATTGAGGCTTGAG aTCGAGGTGGCAAAAGTAGTTGAGACACAGTCAAACATGGAGCGGCAATTGGAGTTAATTGAGACTCATCAACAGGAG GTTGACAAGGCTTTACAAAGCATGGAGGAAGATGAAGCTGCTTCTACAAGAGATGCAAT GTATGAGCAGTCTGAACTGATAGAAAGGGAACTAGAGCAGATGACAGAACAGATCAAATTCATGATCCAATCTCTTAACTCAAACCAG GGTGGAGAGCTTGATGCACTTGATGGAATGACTCCATTAGATGCAGTAGTTCGAATCCTAAACAATCAACTAACCTCTCTGATGTGGATAGATGAAAAG AATTTTCATCCCGCATTCAGAAGCTTGCTAACCAAGGTTCTGCTTCAGATCGTGAACTGA
- the LOC112729017 gene encoding nuclear pore complex protein NUP62 isoform X3, with product MIEIIKEWNTELQERTGKFRKQANAIAEWDRRILQNRDVLLRLEIEVAKVVETQSNMERQLELIETHQQEVDKALQSMEEDEAASTRDAMYEQSELIERELEQMTEQIKFMIQSLNSNQGGELDALDGMTPLDAVVRILNNQLTSLMWIDEKTSVLCTRNRCDMNEAKD from the exons ATGATAGAG ATTATCAAAGAGTGGAATACTGAGTTGCAAGAGCGTACTGGAAAATTTAGGAAACAGGCTAATGCTATAGCTGAGTGGGATCGCAGAATTTTGCAGAATCGTGATGTTCTATTGAGGCTTGAG aTCGAGGTGGCAAAAGTAGTTGAGACACAGTCAAACATGGAGCGGCAATTGGAGTTAATTGAGACTCATCAACAGGAG GTTGACAAGGCTTTACAAAGCATGGAGGAAGATGAAGCTGCTTCTACAAGAGATGCAAT GTATGAGCAGTCTGAACTGATAGAAAGGGAACTAGAGCAGATGACAGAACAGATCAAATTCATGATCCAATCTCTTAACTCAAACCAG GGTGGAGAGCTTGATGCACTTGATGGAATGACTCCATTAGATGCAGTAGTTCGAATCCTAAACAATCAACTAACCTCTCTGATGTGGATAGATGAAAAG ACTAGTGTCTTATGTACAAGAAATAGGTGTGACATGAATGAGGCAAAAGATTGA
- the LOC140176918 gene encoding uncharacterized protein → MPVDPKEVAKKANSSLYDHVFETVPSQREVEDPISALLNFIEAVSSSSSNRQITSSSDSRIFMSEGYKRLYDAIQLLQTDPSIKRLVVSLSSDKAIWDAVMSHVQHQKLLEMPDSDENKTPQNSEENELAMYLLSWILQLIKGKVWELIENFQSLINDFFHSPKTQHVDPAVLHEKLRSSLHCNPLFHWWLFRFVWIISTYRTSIFCLIHVTPISCT, encoded by the exons ATGCCGGTGGATCCGAAAGAAGTTGCCAAAAAAGCCAACAGTAGTCTCTATGATCACGTCTTTGAAACGGTTCCATCTCAACGGGAAGTTGAGGATCCCATATCAGCTCTTCTAAA TTTTATAGAAGCGGTATCATCCTCGAGCTCAAATCGACAAATCACAAGCTCTTCTGATTCGAGGATATTTATGTCTGAGGGATATAAACGATTATATGATGCAATCCAGTTGCTGCAAACTGATCCATCAATTAAG AGATTAGTGGTGTCGCTGTCATCTGATAAAGCTATTTGGGATGCTGTCATGAGCCATGTGCAGCATCAAAAGCTCCTAGAGATGCCTGATTCAG ATGAGAACAAGACACCTCAGAATTCTGAAGAAAATGAGCTCGCCATGTATCTGTTAAGCTGGATACTACAGCTCATAAAAGGAAAAGTCTGGGAATTGATAGAAAACTTCCAGTCACTGATAAATGATTTCTTTCATTCTCCGAAGACGCAACACGTAGATCCGGCAGTGCTGCACGAGAAACTCAGGTCGTCTCTGCATTGCAATCCTCTGTTCCATTGGTGGTTGTTTCGATTTGTTTGGATAATCTCGACATATCGTACATCAATCTTTTGCCTCATTCATGTCACACCTATTTCTTGTACATAA
- the LOC112729017 gene encoding nuclear pore complex protein NUP62 isoform X5: protein MIEIIKEWNTELQERTGKFRKQANAIAEWDRRILQNRDVLLRLEIEVAKVVETQSNMERQLELIETHQQEVDKALQSMEEDEAASTRDAMYEQSELIERELEQMTEQIKFMIQSLNSNQGGELDALDGMTPLDAVVRILNNQLTSLMWIDEKIVN, encoded by the exons ATGATAGAG ATTATCAAAGAGTGGAATACTGAGTTGCAAGAGCGTACTGGAAAATTTAGGAAACAGGCTAATGCTATAGCTGAGTGGGATCGCAGAATTTTGCAGAATCGTGATGTTCTATTGAGGCTTGAG aTCGAGGTGGCAAAAGTAGTTGAGACACAGTCAAACATGGAGCGGCAATTGGAGTTAATTGAGACTCATCAACAGGAG GTTGACAAGGCTTTACAAAGCATGGAGGAAGATGAAGCTGCTTCTACAAGAGATGCAAT GTATGAGCAGTCTGAACTGATAGAAAGGGAACTAGAGCAGATGACAGAACAGATCAAATTCATGATCCAATCTCTTAACTCAAACCAG GGTGGAGAGCTTGATGCACTTGATGGAATGACTCCATTAGATGCAGTAGTTCGAATCCTAAACAATCAACTAACCTCTCTGATGTGGATAGATGAAAAG ATCGTGAACTGA
- the LOC112729017 gene encoding nuclear pore complex protein NUP62 isoform X1: MIEIIKEWNTELQERTGKFRKQANAIAEWDRRILQNRDVLLRLEIEVAKVVETQSNMERQLELIETHQQEVDKALQSMEEDEAASTRDAMYEQSELIERELEQMTEQIKFMIQSLNSNQGGELDALDGMTPLDAVVRILNNQLTSLMWIDEKKLANQGSASDRELTGPRIWMS, translated from the exons ATGATAGAG ATTATCAAAGAGTGGAATACTGAGTTGCAAGAGCGTACTGGAAAATTTAGGAAACAGGCTAATGCTATAGCTGAGTGGGATCGCAGAATTTTGCAGAATCGTGATGTTCTATTGAGGCTTGAG aTCGAGGTGGCAAAAGTAGTTGAGACACAGTCAAACATGGAGCGGCAATTGGAGTTAATTGAGACTCATCAACAGGAG GTTGACAAGGCTTTACAAAGCATGGAGGAAGATGAAGCTGCTTCTACAAGAGATGCAAT GTATGAGCAGTCTGAACTGATAGAAAGGGAACTAGAGCAGATGACAGAACAGATCAAATTCATGATCCAATCTCTTAACTCAAACCAG GGTGGAGAGCTTGATGCACTTGATGGAATGACTCCATTAGATGCAGTAGTTCGAATCCTAAACAATCAACTAACCTCTCTGATGTGGATAGATGAAAAG AAGCTTGCTAACCAAGGTTCTGCTTCAGATCGTGAACTGACGGGTCCAAGAATCTGGATGTCCTGA
- the LOC112729017 gene encoding nuclear pore complex protein NUP62 isoform X4 has translation MIEIIKEWNTELQERTGKFRKQANAIAEWDRRILQNRDVLLRLEIEVAKVVETQSNMERQLELIETHQQEVDKALQSMEEDEAASTRDAMYEQSELIERELEQMTEQIKFMIQSLNSNQGGELDALDGMTPLDAVVRILNNQLTSLMWIDEKCCDFDQSFSG, from the exons ATGATAGAG ATTATCAAAGAGTGGAATACTGAGTTGCAAGAGCGTACTGGAAAATTTAGGAAACAGGCTAATGCTATAGCTGAGTGGGATCGCAGAATTTTGCAGAATCGTGATGTTCTATTGAGGCTTGAG aTCGAGGTGGCAAAAGTAGTTGAGACACAGTCAAACATGGAGCGGCAATTGGAGTTAATTGAGACTCATCAACAGGAG GTTGACAAGGCTTTACAAAGCATGGAGGAAGATGAAGCTGCTTCTACAAGAGATGCAAT GTATGAGCAGTCTGAACTGATAGAAAGGGAACTAGAGCAGATGACAGAACAGATCAAATTCATGATCCAATCTCTTAACTCAAACCAG GGTGGAGAGCTTGATGCACTTGATGGAATGACTCCATTAGATGCAGTAGTTCGAATCCTAAACAATCAACTAACCTCTCTGATGTGGATAGATGAAAAG TGCTGTGATTTTGATCAATCCTTCTCGGGCTGA